One Mastomys coucha isolate ucsf_1 unplaced genomic scaffold, UCSF_Mcou_1 pScaffold7, whole genome shotgun sequence genomic window, cccctggaactgaaattatatgCTACATGAGTTGCTTGATGCAGGTGCTAGGAACCTAGCCTGGGTCTTCTCCAAGACCATCCAGGAGCTCTAACCAATGACTAGGCTCTCTAGCCCCCATCTTatcttttgagataagatctttcCTTGTGCCTAGAACTCACCACTTGGCCAGAATGGCTGGCTATCATGGATTCATTTGTCTGCCCTCACTTCTGCCTGTCCCCAGGGTCACAtgcagccaccatgcctggctttttcactttcgtgctagggatccaaactcaggtcctacaTACAGCACAGAAAGCACCCCGCTGACGGCCAGACACCCCAGTTACCTTTTTAGCTTCTGCTGCTGCACTTAGTTTTGGTCTTGGTGGTGGTGATTCATCAAAGAAGAGAACATCGTCCCCTTTTGAGATGCCTCTGCCTAGCTTGGGCATCCCTGGGGCTGCAGTTCCTTCTAAGTTGGGGAACTCAGCCCCAGTTGGAGGAGACTGGGCAGCAGCGGCCTGTCGAGAGGAAGATGGTACTGCTGGGCTCTGGACTTCACTTGAGCTTTGGAGGAATCTTAAAAGGAATATGAAGTAAATAAGTGTGGGATTGgacatgtggctcagtggtacatCATTTGTTTGTCAGGCATGCCCTAGCCCCCAGGCTCCATGCTACAACCAAAACCcaaagtaaataaacataaacagtAAATATATACCCAAGGCTCAAAAGACGTAGAACTCAAAATAGACCAGGAGACCTTGAATAAGCTAGACAGGACAATTACTTGTTGGTAAACAATTTCCTTTCTTTGGCTAATAATTCAAATTAGCAACTGAGAACACCAGCTCCACTTGCTCTTGTGTCACTGAGCATGCTGCGGGTGTTTTATCACCAGCTCCACTCGCTCTTGTGTCACTGAGCATGCTGCGGGTGTTTTATCGCTTCCTAACTGATCTGTTTTACCAACTGGCTTGGCCAGAGATGCAGTCTACAGCACACATTTAACATTATAATGCggaggcatgtgtgtgtggttagcTGTAAGATGCTTAGGGCCTCACTGCATCTCCCTGTCACTCAGTTTATCCTCTAGGAAGGGAATACACAAGGAATGGTTAGAAACCCTTCACAAGGGAGGAGGGGCGAGAAGTCGAAATGACCCAGGGTAAAATGACTACAATTCCTTACGGGCATGTACGGAACCgtcagagaattaaaaaaaagaaagaaagaaaaagaaaaaagaaataatgtaagccaagtggtggtggcacatgcctttaagcccaatacccaggaggcagaagcaggcagctctctgagttcaaaagccagcctggtctacagaacaagttccaagacagctaaggttacacagagaaccctatcctgaaaaaacaaacaaaaacctaaaccaaacaaaacccccaacaaaccaaaccaagcaatcAAATAAAAACCCTTAACAAAAATGGCACTGCAATTTACTTGTTGGTGGGACCCAGCCTGTCAGGCTTGGAAGCCGTCAtgtttacccactgaaccaccttgcCAGCCCCGTGCCCAACACCTTTGAAATAACAAAACCCGTGGCTTCACTTCAGAACCACAGCACCCAGAGTCCTCATTTTGCAGATAAACTATTAAGCTCCAGGTCAGTGCTCAGAAGGCCTCCCCTTCTGTCTTTCCAGGGCCACAGTAACTACCCTTCCCAGCACCAGCAGGCTCTGGGCGCAGGGGCATtaactagaggcaggagctgaatcTGAATCTGCTCCTCTTACCgtttctgtatttcttctgaTCTCCTCTTGCGCATTTCCAGCATCTGTTGTTTCTGCTGCTTCAAGAGGGCCGACGCTGAGATGGACTGGATGGCAGGTTTGGGGCTCCCTAAAACAAAGGCCACACACTGAGGGGTTGTAGAAAGGTCTATGCAGCACACACACCATAACAACATGCGCTGACAGTACCTGAAGACTTGGCTCTGGCTAGATGCTTCTGTAAGTTTCTGGCTCCAAATGTGGGCAGGGACATCAATTCCCTGAACTCCTCAGAACAAGACAAGCTCTTCTGGGGAATTCCTGAAACATGCAGACATTAACTTTAGAGGATTCAAAATTTTAATGGTTTGATATCATGTGAGATCACGTTTTAAACTCTATAGTCATGACTTAGTAACCTGTTAGTGAATTAGATagaatactaaaacaaaacaaaacagaaaaacccacaaacaagaaaacaagcccaaaaccaaaaccaaccaaaaaaaaccccaacagaACTCATTCCTTTAGCCTACACCACATCGTCCACTAAGCTCAGGTGATGAACAGCTCCTGAAGAGTATGAGCAAGTCATAACTATTCTCAGTCCCAGACACTGCATCCATTGGAGACAGAGgacaggggggggggggggggggggaaggattaccaagcttttgttttgtttcctggatGATTGAGTTTGTGCCCCGAACAACCAGATTGGTCAGTGTGGTTTGAACCTTCTTCTTAGGAGCAATGGCCGCTGCCCTATAATGACAAGAGCCAAAGCAGAGCAAAAGTGACTGAGCTACAATGCCTTCCCCCCAAAAATGTGAGGATTCCCAATGCATGTTACCAATGGTCCAAGTTCCCCAAGCTCCATGCATGCTGGCTTTGCCAGGTACAGCTTAGTAGCCCAGGAGTTCTGGTTTATACACTAAGTCACTGATGGAGAGCCTACAGGTTTGCCCGAGGAGCCCCGGTGGTGTGTGGCCTTGTCATCTTACCATAAGGATGGCATCATATGGATCCTTACTATAAGGATGGAGCATATGACAGGTCAGAACATGCACACAGGAACAGCGATTGAACTAAAAGTATTGCCAGAGGGCCAGAAACATCAAAAAAACCACACCACTACTGTGACACAGAAGCCTAAGAATGTGTCTTAAAAGAATTTAATGACTGTTAAAGTTTAGCATGTACAATTACAGGTCCtattaaaatgttattagaaGCTGGGCAGAGTGGCACATACCTGttatcccagtactagggagatggaggtaggaggataaggaattcaaggccaggcttgaGTGTGCTTTTAGttcaagctagcctgggctacatgaaatcttgtcccaaaatatttacaaaaacaaaacaaaaaaaactacaatgttattaaaaatatcattagcaTGTACCCATATGGAATATGGTGAATAACCATATAAAGGATACTTCATAGCTACTAAAAATAATGACTAAAGAGCCATAACTTAATATAAAGTATAAGTTTTTTTGCCTAATTCTGTAAGATCAGAAAAATTTGTTGTTGATTCCCTGCTTTAGTTCGATGGCAGTTCCTTTGTACAAGTTCTGACCTGTCATACGCTCAGATGCCATCCTTACGGTAAGATGGCATGGCCACACACCACCTGGGTTCCTTAGACAGTCTAGAATCACAGTAGAGGGCCATGGTCACCTgtcctgcaccaccatgccccatGTCAGCCACACCACGCATGTTCCCGATGTTAGAAGTTGTTTCTACAAGGTCTGCAACCTctgtctataataataataatgataacaacaacaaagcaacaaagAATAGTAGTAGCCACTCAAGAAAGTCACcattttgttttgatacaggaaCTCATACACCCCGTGTTGGCCTGGAAGGCTGCCATGGCTGGCACGGactgcttctgctgccttcacCTCTTGGTTGTTCTTTCACTTAAAAAGGTTTCATTCATTAATCTTTcaagtgtatatgcatgtgtttgagaGCAGGTTTGTGCACACTGACCCAGAGAGGCCAAAAAAGAGCATCaaatctcctgaagctggagttacagtggttGAGCCACCTGACATAGGTACTaaaaacaaactcaggtcctctggcaaATAGTGTGCCCTCtgaactggtgagccatctctccagactgttttctctgtttgagacaaggtctccctagACAGCTTAGGCTGGTCATGGactcatgttctttcttctttctttttttttttgttttttttgagacagggtttctctgtgtaaccctagctgtcctggaactcactctgtagacctggctggcctcgaactcagaaatctgcctgcctctgcctcctaagtgctgggattgtgccaccaccgcccggcggcctcatgttctttctgtctgtctccccagagctgggattgcaggtacgAGACATCACATCTGGCTAAATGTAAAGCATGGGCTCTATGTTCAGATCACATGACTTGCTGTCTATTCATTCCCAATGTGCTCCTCTCTCCCCCTAGGAATAAAAGATGTCCCTGACCACTCCGGCTTCAGGTAAGAAGACAGAAGCTCAAGTAAGCACCCGAGGCAGTTACAGAACAGTCCACCACCAGCTTCCTCTTCAGAGAAGCAAAATCCTTTCCCAAGAGCAGCCAGGAGAAATGCCTTACATGGACGCTGCGAAGGATTCGGAAGAAACCCCGCCATAGTAGAAGCCATCTTGACACAGCCGCTCCTTCAGGCTGGTGCCTTTGCGGAACTTCTTTGGAATCCGTCCCCCGGAGAAAGTGGACTGCAGATCAGACCGCTTTGCGCTAAGCTTCTTGTACTGGGCCTGGATGTGATACTGGCAGTATTCACAGTCATGCTGCAGGGAGAAGCACCCATGAGGGCCTGGTCAGCAGCCTGGGGAGCACTGACACCCATCTCCCCTAGGCTCAAAACACTACGTGCTCGCTGAGTCCCTGTGATCCCCAGTGCTCCCCTTTGCTCATCGCCACCACAGCATCTAAAGTCTGTCCCTCATCCCTCATGATTGTTCATAGGCAAATCCTAAAGGATTTGAGACCCACCAAGTTAACTGTCTGTGTGCACGGCTCTCCATTCTTCTTCTTGGCTTTACAGGTCCCCAGGTCCATAGCTTCTCCCATAATTAAAACTTTTTGAGGATGATCAATAGATAAACACACCTGTGAGAGAGAGCTTATGTAAGAGCTAAAGGCCTTGATCCAAGAATGGGTGAAGGCATGTCTGCAGCTGGTTTTGGAAGGCATCTCTGAAGCCAGTGCTCTATAAAGCTGTGGACTAGGAAGTGTAGGAGACTCACTCAGTCTCGGCTCCCTTTTCTAGAACcaacttttccttcctcttggctGTCAGAATCCTGACTGTCCAGGCTGGCCAAGTGCTCAGCCTCAGACAATGGATGCAGCCCTgttttcccagcattccttacAGCTCACAATGGTCATATGACCAAGGCATGGCAAAGTAGCCTGAAATAGGAATTGATAGGGAAGTTCGCTGGCTCACCTTTCTCCATCCTGCCACCAGTGGTgataagagagaggaggagaacgGTTCAATAGCCTTAGCCGACTCAGTTCTCCTGCTCCCTGCTGCCAGTTCTCAGCAGGCCTACCCACCAAGAGTACAAGCCGAAGATGGACTGTCCTCAAGTGCCTGGGCTCTCTCCTGGATTCCACTTTAAGTCATAGGGCCCAGTGGTTGCTAGGTAATAGACTTCAAATACCCCAGCCAGCCTCTGAGCGAACTTGGCCACAGGTATGCCTCCACCTCCACTGGACAGTCCCCCGAGCCTATAGGGATAAGCCCCCAGAGCAGCTGATCTGTAACAGAGTTGTTTTGCCTAACTGCGTTAACACCCTGGCAGCTGAGTTTGTGCAAGACCTACCACCAGATCTAGGAATTTTAGCAGAAAATATCAAGCTGTTCAGAGCTTCCCAACCCAGGATCAATAACCAATGAAGTAGAttccccacccacctccccagcGCAGGGAGATGCAGTATTCTGCTTCATAGAGATTCGATATCGTCTCTATGGGAccaggagggaaaggcagaaacTGTCTGTGGTGCTCTGACTGAAGACCATGCTcatgtacagtgtactcatgagCACAGGCTCATGGATCTGAATATTTGGTACCCTGTTGGCTGGAAATGTTTTGAGAAGAATCAGGAGGTGTAACCTTGCTGGAAGGTGTATCACTGGCTTCGAGGCTTCAGAAGTCCATAACTGGGCCCAGTCTCTCTGCCTCAAATTTATGGgtcaggatgtaagctcttagctaccactatagtgccatgcctgcctgcctgccgctGTGTTCCCCACCATCACGATCATGGACTCGCCTTCTGCAACTGtaaggctttcttttataagttgctgtggtcatggcgtCTCCTCACAGGGATTAAAAAAAGTACCTAAGACACTCACAGAGCTAAGGCATCACTAAGCTGCCTGTTtctagtcttttgtttttgtgaggaGAGGTCAGGGTCTTGCTGTATAATAGAGAATAGCCCAAATTCACCACATAGTGCAGACTGGCCAAAACTTGTGACTTTCTCTATACCCACCCTAATACTAGACTGGACTTAGAAGAAAAttgggctggcaaggtggctcggtgggtaaaggtATTTGCTAACAGCCCTGATGACTGAGTTCAACTCTaggaacccatatggtggaagcTGTGCCCGGATCTCCACATATATGCTGACACCCATGCACCCCACCTCCAACTCACAGTAAACTAATAAAGGcagaaagttaaaaaagaaaacaggaagaaagaaaagggaaaacagtTGGGAACTGtaacatacctataatcctagaatttggaaggcagagagaagaggcctgctgctagttcaaggccagaagGGGCTaccagcatgggctacacacacacacacacacacacacacacacacacacacacacacacacagagttattttggttttatgagacaagaTCTGACCTtggagcccagactggccttgaagtaATGGCAAAGCCTTAGCCTTTGTatctctgggattacaggtgtgaactacCACACCCATCTAAATCCCactgtttatttaaaagaaactgtattgaagggttttttttgttgtgttaCAAATGATCAAATATACTCCCAACCAACAAATGAAGACTTTTGCCATTCTCTACTGTCCCTTGCTGGGACAGAGCAGAAAAAGTATCCATTGCAATTTACACAGGTTAGCAACTTACTAGGAGGCAATGTAACACAAAACTCTAATGCAGATTGGGAGGATGACGATTCATGGCTctcagccacccataatgagatctgacgccctcttctggggtgtctgaagacagctacagtgtactcacatataataataaataaatctttgggccagagcaagcagggctagagtgagcagaggtcctgagttcaatttccagcaaccacatgatggctcacaaccatctgtacagctgcagtatacacatatacataaaatagataaataaatcttaaaaaacaaaaaaaaaacaacaacccacaATCCCTAGACCCACATAAAGGTAGGGAAGTGACTCCATAAAGCTGTTCTTAAATGTCCACACATGAGCCGTGtcaatgtgtgtgtattcactatCTCTCTTTGATACTAAATAGAAGTGATAATAAGAGTTCAGTATACTCTGGGAACTGTGATGCTAACTCAAAACCATTTAGAAGTAGATTCATAGAGTATTGGTAGGCAATGAGCCAGCAATTCTCTCTCCTGAATAATGGGGAGAGAATCAGGTACAGCCCAGAGGAAGATTGACACACAGATGTTTCTGATAAAAAAGTAACTGTAGGAACCACCAGCCAAGCAGTCCAAGCTGCTGAAGTCTCACCTCTGCCGAGCCATCTTTGGGCTTCATGGGATTTGCATTGAGCAACCCTATGACGGTCCCTTGCTCTGTCTTCCAGAGATCTTTGTGAACGTCTCCAAACAAGAACAAGGACACACACTGAGTCAGGTCTCGAAGGTCGTTCAGTTTCCAGATGCTAAACGTTTTCCCCTGGAGTGAATAGAGTACCTTTCAGTCACGTTTGAAGCCTGGCTTACCATGCCTCCATGTGGAAAAATATCTGAACAAAATTCACCTTAAATAAATGGTTGTCAGTGTGCTTTCAGGTTATAAATGAATTCTTCTTTGGGCTTTAGCGTATATATATACTACCTGCCTCATTTGAGATGAAACAGAACCAAGGCAGACCACAAGCAAATTTAGTAAAGAGTACAACTTAGCAGGCAGCCTTGCTGCCATGCAGTGTCACACGTACATGATGGTGTGCAACAACTTCCCACTACCACCCCAGTATGAGACAAGAAGCAGCTGCAGCACTGTCACTTATACTGATCATAGGGCTACATACCAGGTGACTAATTATCACTGGCGCTGCTATTAGGAGCTATCTTAGTACACATCTCACTGACTTGGCCAGCAATCCCAGCACCTTTATGCTCACAGGGATCTCTGGGATTTGTGGACTCAGCCTgattacttggccttttccacAGGTGAGATGACAGAATTGCAGGGACCAACACAGGTGTCCCCTAACCGGTGAGAACTGGAATGCAGTTAGAATGACTAAACAATACGCAGCCCCATCGTGCAGCCTGTCTCTCACCAGAGCATTCTTTGCAGACAGTACCCTTGAATGCCAATCCCAGGACGAGTGCCTACTagcagttattttaaaagaagggcTACCAGGTGCCGGGTGAAGACCCGGGGACCCCTTCAGCCTGGCCAGGCGCAGCTCAGGAATCAGTAAAGCAGCTTACACTGTTAGCACTCTGTGGAGTGACCTTCCTGAGTATAACCCCAAATGTCACCCAGTCCATTTCTTCCAGGTTCTCAGTTGCCATCTTCTCCTTGATCTGAGACAGTCTGATCAGTTTCCGGCCTGTCATCTTCCTGTTCATTTCTGTGGAGGAGACTCGAGGTCGCCTGGGTCAAGAAGCCGGAATTCCTAGGTCATTATTCTGCTAACAGACCATGTGGATCCTTACCAGGTGGTCAGGGAAACATTACAGGGAGCAACCTTCCCAGTGTCTCCGGGTACTCCTATGTAGTATGGacagcatatatttatttttatttagttagttttggtttcttgggacaggatctcactatgtagcccagactggcctagaaatcataattttcctgcctcattaagcattttttccccttaaagtagattaaaaataactttaaagtgAGGATTACTTTCCCCTTGACATAGATTTACCTATAATCTTATTATAATTATAGGAAGGTAATGCTATTCTGGTTAAACTGTANNNNNNNNNNCTGGTTAACTttgaagctcaggctggccaccATTTCCCAATCCTTTTTCCTCACCTTTCTGTTTGTGGGAATTAAAGATATGAACTACTTCAACTGTATATAGGATTCTAACTctgtacacaataaataaaaataggctAAACCACACCTATACAAAGATGGGAAGTTTTATAATGAAATCTGTGCCACTGTTTTGATTTGCCAATTTCTGATTAAATATCTATTATTTGTCTACTTCCTTTTAATAGGTAAACATTATTTTcgtttgttttagagacaggggcTCCTATATAACCCTAggtgatctggaactcactatgtagaccaggctggccttgaaatcaccaagttcctcctgcttctgggtccaaattgctgggattaaaggtgggcaccaccatTAGCACTGTATAGACACGCCTTCCTTCAACAGTCCACACCACAGTGCACTGAGTCAAGGCAGTGCTGCCCTCAGTCAAGGCCTGCCATCTCCTGACAGAAGAGCCATCTAGGGGACAGATAAAGGAATGCAGAGGAATGTCATAGCTACTGACCTGAGGCGGAGGCCTGAGAAGGCTTCCACAGAGACCTGGGGAACCTGTGAGGGCcgctccccagaactcccagggatggCAGTGCTTTGATTTCTAGGCATCCCACTGCGTTGGTTTCCAGGAACAGCTTGAGGTGAGGGCGAGTTTGTTGACCTTGAAGCAGAGCTTTTCAGCTCTAGAAAACTGGAAGTAACCTGCAGTGGTTGTGAGGGCATACTGGGCTTTGAAGATGTCTCTAGAAAATTAGCATAAGAAGtggagaatgactgagaagcataAAACCTACTCACTGTATTCATGTGTTTATAATCAACACATAGGatacttttttgttgctgttttgagactgggtctcactctgtagctcaggctggcctagaatgtAGGCTTCTCCAAACGCTATATGTATAAGCGTCTACCGATAGGCCTCATATAATCAAAACTTGCCAGAGAACAAGACCACTTTGTGAAGATGAACCAGGTCTCTGCAATGCTGTCTAGTAGACCTTTGTGTGGCAATGGCTGGGCAGCTCAGATGCTTctgactccagccccaggggtCCCACCTCTCTGTAAGCATCTGCACACACGCAAGCCTGTCTGCCTGCAACCCTCTCACAAaccgcgcgcacacacacacacacacacacacacacacacacacacacacacaccagtagaaAGATGTATCTTCAGCAGAGCCGAGCAGTGAGACCCAGCCTGGCCCAGAGTATCACACCTGCAGGAGTCTTTGGCATCCGAGCCACCCGCTTGGCTCTGGGTAAAGTGGGGACATCAAGCTCTGAAGAAAAGCATGCTGACTCCTGAATTTTCCGAATTTTTGTCTCCTTAAGCgagggctgcagagatgcacCTTCTAGGTTGAAAATGAAAGAGACTATGAATGCTACAGTTGTGGCAGGAGCTGGGTTAAAATACTAATGCTATTGTTTCTTGGTAACAAAAATGCGTGTGATTGCTATAATTATAGTCACATTACCAGGTGGTCCCTGCAAAGGAGCTATAGGTGGAGGCTGTTTAATTGATGTGGCTTTTAGCTGCTCCAGTAAGGATTTCATTTGCTCTTGCAATTTCTTTAATTCATCTATGAAAGAAAAGTATGTTAAGAATCAGATAGGACAGCATGCTGTACCCGACACAAACACTGGCCGTATTCTATTATCCCCACCACAGACCTTGAGATTCACAATACAATCTCACAGTAACTGTTATACTTCAGAGAGGTTCCTTAAAAAACCTTTTTTATCCCCAGCAACAAGCCTTTTGACATCTGCGCTAGCCATATGCTTATTCGACTAGTGGGACATAGTGGTGTAAACCTGcagttccagcattcaggaggctgaggaggacaGAGAGGGTGATGAGGTCAGTCTaagctgcatagtaagaccccgtgtcagaaaaacaaaaaccccaaacaaaatcCCCAAGGAGGAATCCATACAAATATGTGTTACAGAGGTCAAgcaatcataaattgaaataccATAAGCAGTGTGATCAGTGCTGGCTTCTGTATTAGATATATGAGAAGGGACCAGGACCAACAAAGGGGGCATGCCTCAAAGCGGCAGTTCAGGGATGGTCTCACGCTCAACCAAACTGTGTGGTAGCTTTGTAGCCTTGTCCCCAGCTCCCCATGCACACAAATCCCAAAGTAATACATTCTGCAAGAAGTACAGACAGCGTTAGAGCCATTTTGTGGAAGATCAAGTTTAGCTGGCTGACAAGGATGTAAGGAGGACCATAAACACTGGAACGCTGATTTTAAATGCCCCATCTACCCCCTCATTCAAGGTcagtcatgtgtgtgcatgcacacaaagggTTCTGTCATCAGTATTCCTTGATTGcgccttttttttttgaggtgggggtctctcactgagctcaTGGGTTCTGCTAGGTTGGCactgagccccagggacccaTCTGTCCCCAACTCCTTGAGCTGGGGTTCTGGACTTGGGCCCTCATGCATGCATcttactaagccatctttccatcctttttgaaaaataaacccaTTGGTCGCCACCCTTGTATCTGCAGTCATTTTAGTGAATATTGTCAAATCTGGGGCACCCACTTCTCATAAGTAAATTGGAGAAAGCAAGCCATTACAATCAGGGTTACCTTGCAACTCCTGATTGGTTTTCTCTCTGCTGggagcaggagcagaagcaggtgggacACTGTTTTCAACTTGCGATATTGGAACTTCATCATCTGTTAAGTCCTCCACATCGCCAAAGAGAGTGGCCAAATGCTCCTCCTGGTTTCCAGCCTTTTCCTCTTCTGTACTGTCAGCCTCTTCTGTGTAAGAttcaccatcaccatcagcatcaAAAAGCTCATCAAATTTATCAAGCTCGCCGTCTTCCAGAGACAAGGACTTATTCTCTTCTGAACTACAGGGCAAGGCTGCCTTGTTCTCCTCCAGCAGAGATGTCAGTAGACACAAGTCGTCTTCCTCTACtagaaggaatggaaacagaagtcTACCCAGGGCAGAGTGCCCAAGAGCAGCATACTGCACTCAGTCAGCACTGACAGGGCAATTGAAAGGAGCCTCCAAATTTGCCACCCTGCCTGCTGCTCTTGTAACTACTTTCCTGCCTGAGCGCTTCTTAGAAGACACTGAGGAGAGTGAAGAGTGAGCAAGTGGGCCAGGCACTAGACTAGATCTTTTCCCCTGCACTGCTTTAACGAGCTACCTTCCTACAATACCAAGCTTCATGAAATCAGACCAATaaggaataaatgaaaaaaacttAAACATAGATATAGACCTTGTCTACTGTTTCacgtgttatttttattttattatttatttatttttgtacttaaGAGTTAGggttttagccgggcagtggtggcacatgcctttaattccagcacttgggaagcagaggcaggcggatttctgagttcgaggccagcctggtctacagagtgagttccaggacagccagggctacacagagaaaccctgtcttgaaaaaaaaaaagttagggctTCTCTGTTTTAGCTCTGGCAGACCTGGAAtttactggcctcaaactcagagatcctcctgcctctgcctccctagtgctaagactaaaggcgtgtgacacACAGCCTGGTCAATTGTTacttttaaatggagaaagataTATAAATACTCATCACCCAGAATTAGCTATCATTAACATTTCTGccatatttgcttttatttgatcTTTAATCATgaagtaacattttattttactgggAATTTCATGTTAAAGATAAGATTAACCCAAATCAGAACATAtagctcttccttcttttttttcttttttttctgacaagATCTCAGTAGTCCAGCtactgaactcagagatttacaagctcctgcccccgcccccacccccgcccccacccccaacacagtGTAATTAATTTCAATGTTTGCCTTTACTTTTCTTGAAGAGGACAAAGTCTAATAAACCCAGGTCAAAAAGTAATAGAGTTTCTGGCAATGAGCTCAATTATGTAATCAAACAGAATAACAAGGACCCCCGCCCCCGCCCGAAGTCCACTTGCTCAGGGCCTGTAGAATCAGCACAAACATTGTCTTGCTCCAACTGGGCCAGAGCAATACTTCTTCACTGGGATTTTTCTTAGCACAAATCTCAGAAAGATCATGCAAAATTTCAAAGAAAGGACTACCAGAATTTAGGACAGATCTAGACTAAAACCATTCCTGAAGATTTGCACATGCAAAGTA contains:
- the Mcm10 gene encoding protein MCM10 homolog isoform X1 produces the protein MDVEEDDLCLLTSLLEENKAALPCSSEENKSLSLEDGELDKFDELFDADGDGESYTEEADSTEEEKAGNQEEHLATLFGDVEDLTDDEVPISQVENSVPPASAPAPSREKTNQELQDELKKLQEQMKSLLEQLKATSIKQPPPIAPLQGPPEGASLQPSLKETKIRKIQESACFSSELDVPTLPRAKRVARMPKTPAETSSKPSMPSQPLQVTSSFLELKSSASRSTNSPSPQAVPGNQRSGMPRNQSTAIPGSSGERPSQVPQVSVEAFSGLRLRRPRVSSTEMNRKMTGRKLIRLSQIKEKMATENLEEMDWVTFGVILRKVTPQSANSGKTFSIWKLNDLRDLTQCVSLFLFGDVHKDLWKTEQGTVIGLLNANPMKPKDGSAEVCLSIDHPQKVLIMGEAMDLGTCKAKKKNGEPCTQTVNLHDCEYCQYHIQAQYKKLSAKRSDLQSTFSGGRIPKKFRKGTSLKERLCQDGFYYGGVSSESFAASMAAAIAPKKKVQTTLTNLVVRGTNSIIQETKQKLGIPQKSLSCSEEFRELMSLPTFGARNLQKHLARAKSSGSPKPAIQSISASALLKQQKQQMLEMRKRRSEEIQKRFLQSSSEVQSPAVPSSSRQAAAAQSPPTGAEFPNLEGTAAPGMPKLGRGISKGDDVLFFDESPPPRPKLSAAAEAKKLAAIAKLRAKGQILTKIDPNNIVRKQMDAQAMLGVKERVENSNMVSPEDELEPARKKRREQLAYLESEEFQKILKAKSKHTDILKEAEAELQKSYFEPLVKKEQMEEKMRATREVKCRVVTCRTCTYTHFKPLETCVSEQHNLHWHDGVKRFFKCPCGNRTISLDKLPHKHCRNCGLYKWERDGMLKEKTGPKVGGETLLPRGEEHAKFLNSLK